A region of the Acidimicrobiia bacterium genome:
GGGCATTCGGGCGGTCCGCCCAGCACAAAGTTCTCGACCTTCGAAAGATCTGAGACCTTGGACAGGCCGAGTTCGTCGGCCAGGGCTTTCGTGACAACAAACGTGTTCTTGTCTTCGGCTGGCGCTAGATCGAGCACGGCCACGCCGGCTGGTTGGTAAGCCGCGATCAGGAGCTCGCGGGTAGCGGCCGCGTCCGCGGACGGTTCAATTCCGAAACCTGCCTCGAGGCCACTGCCAACATATTCGGGCACGAAATGCACCTCGCCGTTTTCCAGGGCCGGCTTCAGCACCTCGCGGGGACCGACTTGCACCTGGTGGTTGACCGGGTAGCCACCGGCCTCTAAAGCCTGGGCGTAGATTTCCCCGAGAATCTCACTCTCGCCGAATGCGAACGAGGCGATCTCGATCGTGGTGCCCGGTTCATCGACAACTGCCACCGTGGTAGTCGTGTCGACAGCGTCATCACCCGACGCACAGGCACTGAGCACTAAGGCCAGCGCCACGAGCATCGCCCCAACGACGCGATTGCGGTGTTTTTCCCGCATGGGTTTCTCCCTTCCTTGGTAAGAGCACGTCAGACTAAGCGAGCGGGCGCTTTATCCGACACTCGGAACGGATGGTCGGCCCCGTATCCGGGGGAATGTGTTCGGTTTGCCGACGATTTCAGTCTGTTATACACCGGTGAGATTCCTCAGGCGACCTGGCGGACCGGCTCGACCCTGCCGCGACCCGCACCGTTGGTCCCTCGTAACCCGCTCGGAACGGCCCGTCGTTCGAGCCACCCGAACACCAACTGGGTAGCGACGGCCAGAAGAGCGACAAGCACACCACCGACAAAGACCTCGACGGTGTCCCCCTGAGAGAAGCCGTCAATGATGTAGCGGCCCAGGCCTCCCCACGCCACCAAAGCCCCCAGTGTGGCGGTAGCGACTACTTGTACGGCTGCCACCCTCACCGCCGCCAGGATAACCGGCGATGCCAGCGGCATTTCGATGCCGCTCAAGACCTCCCACCCGGTCATGCCCATTCCCAAAGCTGCTTCTACCGTCCCTTGATCGACCTCGCGCACCCCGGTGTAGGTGTTGGTGAACATGGGAGGAAGGGCTAGAGCCACCAGGGCAAGGAAAGTCGGCCAGAACCCGAGGCCAAGGCCCAGCTTGATGCTGACCGGGAGCGCCAGGGCCACGATGGCGAAGGAGGGCACTGCTCGGCCGATGTTGACGATCGAGACTGCGAAGAAACCGCCCCGACCGGTGTGGCCGAGGTATAGGGCAGGCGGGATGGCGATGAGGCTGGCGATAACCATGGAAAAGGCGGATAAGCCGACATGTTCGAGGGTGCGATTGAGGATTCCGGTGCTCCCGACCCAGTTGGATCCGTCTGCAAAGAAGTTGAGGACGTCGCCAAGAAACTCCATCAAACGGTGGCCTTGGCTCGAACCCAGGGGGTGAGGGCATGTTGGGCGAGTACCAGCAGGATATCGATCGCTACCGCCAGGGCGATCGACATCACGGCTCCGACCACGATCTCGGTGGTGAAGAAGCGGCGTAATCCCTGCAGGATGAAGAAGCCGAGGCCTCCCTTGCCGATGAGGGCGGCCACCGTAACGAGACCGATCGTGGTGACCGAGGCGATTCTGATGCCGGCGATGATCACCGGTAGGGCAAGGGGAGCCTCGATCTGGAGCAGCATGCGCCGTCGGGTGTACCCCATACCAATGGCGGCTTCTTTGATGGCCGGGTCGACACCATCGATCCCTGCGACGATGTTGCGGATGAGGATCAGCAGGGTGTAACCAACGAGGCCAATTTCAGCAGTCAGCACCGACAGACCGGTGATCGGTACGAGAAGCGAGAAGAGGGCCAGACTCGGGATGGTGTACAAAATGCCGGTTATCC
Encoded here:
- a CDS encoding ABC transporter permease translates to MILAQLEGQPMVRWDWVVDHLDDIWAATKEHLVLTGIALGVGLILSVALSLLALRYRRTYTPITWITGILYTIPSLALFSLLVPITGLSVLTAEIGLVGYTLLILIRNIVAGIDGVDPAIKEAAIGMGYTRRRMLLQIEAPLALPVIIAGIRIASVTTIGLVTVAALIGKGGLGFFILQGLRRFFTTEIVVGAVMSIALAVAIDILLVLAQHALTPWVRAKATV
- a CDS encoding ABC transporter permease, with product MEFLGDVLNFFADGSNWVGSTGILNRTLEHVGLSAFSMVIASLIAIPPALYLGHTGRGGFFAVSIVNIGRAVPSFAIVALALPVSIKLGLGLGFWPTFLALVALALPPMFTNTYTGVREVDQGTVEAALGMGMTGWEVLSGIEMPLASPVILAAVRVAAVQVVATATLGALVAWGGLGRYIIDGFSQGDTVEVFVGGVLVALLAVATQLVFGWLERRAVPSGLRGTNGAGRGRVEPVRQVA
- a CDS encoding glycine/betaine ABC transporter substrate-binding protein, which produces MREKHRNRVVGAMLVALALVLSACASGDDAVDTTTTVAVVDEPGTTIEIASFAFGESEILGEIYAQALEAGGYPVNHQVQVGPREVLKPALENGEVHFVPEYVGSGLEAGFGIEPSADAAATRELLIAAYQPAGVAVLDLAPAEDKNTFVVTKALADELGLSKVSDLSKVENFVLGGPPECP